The Methanocella arvoryzae MRE50 genome includes a region encoding these proteins:
- a CDS encoding ABC transporter ATP-binding protein: MPEEDAIVIRNLTRSFDKLVAVDHVDLEIKKGEFFGLLGPNGAGKTTLIRTLVGLCTPTDGSATIFGKDVVKDKYAARELIGVVPQDFNFDENLTTRDILTYHAGYFGMERREREARADELLEFLEIKDKANTACTKLSGGMKRRLLIGRALMQRPKLLFLDEPTTGVDVQLRRSLWEMLKKLNDDGTTIILTTHYIEEAENLCTRVAIMDHGKIIAMGSPKELIQSSGSGNLIEIAFSGGTPPDLKIIPEVRRVWWKDGMLSVRVTDPNTAAVKILDMLRTSGMSVKSMHVTESSLEDVFIKLTGRELRE; encoded by the coding sequence GTGCCTGAAGAAGATGCGATCGTCATCCGGAACCTGACCAGGTCTTTCGATAAGCTGGTAGCCGTAGATCACGTTGACCTGGAGATTAAAAAAGGAGAATTTTTCGGGCTGCTGGGGCCCAACGGCGCGGGCAAGACCACGCTAATCAGGACACTGGTCGGGCTATGCACGCCGACGGACGGCTCGGCGACCATATTCGGCAAAGACGTTGTTAAGGATAAGTATGCGGCCAGAGAGCTCATCGGCGTCGTGCCCCAGGATTTCAACTTCGACGAGAACCTGACTACGAGGGACATCCTGACCTACCACGCAGGCTATTTTGGCATGGAGCGCAGAGAGCGGGAAGCGAGGGCGGATGAGCTGCTGGAGTTCCTGGAGATCAAGGATAAGGCTAATACCGCGTGCACCAAACTCTCCGGCGGCATGAAACGGCGCCTGCTGATCGGCAGAGCCCTGATGCAGAGGCCGAAACTGCTCTTCCTGGACGAACCCACCACCGGTGTCGACGTTCAGCTCAGGCGATCCCTCTGGGAGATGCTCAAAAAGCTGAACGATGACGGCACGACGATCATCCTGACCACCCACTACATTGAAGAAGCCGAAAACCTGTGCACCCGGGTGGCGATCATGGACCACGGCAAAATAATCGCCATGGGCTCGCCCAAAGAGCTGATCCAGTCCTCGGGCAGCGGTAACCTGATCGAGATCGCCTTTTCCGGCGGGACCCCGCCTGACCTGAAAATTATTCCTGAGGTCCGACGTGTCTGGTGGAAGGACGGAATGCTCAGCGTCAGGGTGACCGACCCGAATACCGCCGCGGTAAAAATCCTCGACATGCTCAGGACCTCGGGAATGTCCGTCAAGTCCATGCACGTCACCGAATCCAGCCTGGAAGACGTCTTCATTAAGCTGACGGGGCGTGAGCTGCGTGAATAA
- a CDS encoding ABC-2 transporter permease → MVNIIWEIARKELLAYFTGKSAMLRNLIMLGIFSIVPIMQINNALMAGGYSSAALSQSLEVYLLFSSFYALVMASTIAVMAFPYEKEQKTIEYLFTLPLKDYEILAGKMLAAVIAGIGGLAFVMAVILGCVLALNGHLIQWTTPFPTLSLVLTVLVIAPMIVVLSVLIIVAISGFISNARMTYMPVYVIAGIVMGLTFARAELGEYVMLANAVIIVLLAAAIAVTFAVSVKTFNRERIAGN, encoded by the coding sequence ATGGTCAATATCATATGGGAAATCGCCCGGAAAGAGCTCTTAGCGTACTTCACAGGGAAATCAGCAATGCTGCGGAACCTGATCATGTTAGGGATCTTCTCCATTGTCCCGATCATGCAGATCAATAACGCCCTCATGGCAGGAGGATACAGCTCCGCAGCACTTAGCCAGTCACTGGAGGTCTACCTGCTGTTCTCCAGCTTTTACGCCCTCGTCATGGCCTCAACGATAGCCGTCATGGCGTTCCCGTACGAAAAGGAGCAGAAGACGATCGAGTATCTCTTTACCCTGCCGCTGAAGGATTACGAGATACTGGCGGGCAAGATGCTGGCGGCAGTCATCGCAGGCATCGGGGGCCTGGCCTTCGTCATGGCCGTGATCCTGGGCTGCGTACTGGCGCTCAACGGCCACCTGATCCAGTGGACGACGCCGTTCCCGACACTCTCGCTGGTGCTGACTGTCCTCGTCATAGCCCCCATGATCGTCGTGCTGTCAGTGCTCATCATTGTGGCGATATCCGGCTTCATCTCTAACGCGAGGATGACCTACATGCCTGTGTACGTCATCGCAGGCATCGTAATGGGCCTGACCTTTGCCAGGGCGGAGCTCGGGGAATACGTCATGCTGGCCAATGCAGTAATAATCGTCCTGCTCGCGGCCGCTATCGCAGTGACCTTTGCGGTGAGCGTGAAAACCTTCAACAGGGAGAGGATTGCGGGGAACTAA
- a CDS encoding pyridoxal phosphate-dependent aminotransferase — translation MSRLDQVEESATLRIADLTNELKKRGKDILSFSLGEPDFDTPRHIVDAANEAMSTGKTHYAPSAGIPELRDAIAAKLKNDNAIDVTGKDIIVTPGAKQAIFEACFGVLNKGDEAILLEPSWVSYDACIKMSEAKTVWVKSNEDGSIPADFGKHITKKTRMVILNSPNNPSGAVLTKKDLQHVADLAVDHDFYVLSDEIYEKISYGEKHYSIGSMIPDRTITVNGFSKAYAMAGWRIGYVTAPKPVFKNLLKVQQHTISSPTTFVQYGALAALNGSQDCVTEMVKQFKARRDVVMKGLKDIGLECPTPEGAFYAYPKVDGNSEKIAEGLLDAGVGLTPGSAFGPDSNDHLRMSYASSMEQIVEGLARMKKYFANQ, via the coding sequence ATGTCCCGGCTGGACCAGGTAGAAGAGTCGGCGACGCTGCGGATCGCCGATCTGACCAACGAGCTGAAAAAGCGTGGTAAAGACATTCTGAGCTTTAGTCTGGGCGAGCCGGACTTCGACACCCCCAGGCACATTGTCGACGCAGCGAACGAAGCGATGTCTACCGGCAAGACGCACTACGCGCCCTCCGCCGGCATACCCGAGCTCCGCGATGCCATCGCGGCCAAGCTCAAGAACGATAACGCCATCGACGTCACCGGCAAAGACATTATAGTGACCCCCGGTGCCAAGCAGGCGATCTTCGAAGCATGCTTCGGCGTACTAAATAAGGGCGACGAGGCCATCCTGCTGGAGCCGTCGTGGGTTTCCTACGATGCCTGCATCAAGATGAGCGAGGCAAAAACTGTATGGGTCAAGTCGAACGAGGACGGCTCTATTCCGGCCGACTTCGGGAAGCACATCACGAAAAAGACCCGGATGGTCATTCTCAACAGTCCCAATAACCCTTCGGGCGCCGTTCTCACCAAAAAGGATCTGCAGCACGTGGCCGATCTGGCCGTCGATCACGATTTCTACGTGCTTTCTGATGAAATCTACGAGAAGATTAGCTACGGTGAAAAGCACTACAGCATCGGCTCGATGATCCCCGACCGGACGATCACTGTCAACGGCTTCTCCAAAGCGTACGCGATGGCCGGCTGGCGCATAGGGTACGTCACAGCCCCGAAGCCCGTCTTTAAAAATTTGCTGAAGGTACAGCAGCACACGATCTCCAGCCCGACGACCTTCGTCCAGTATGGAGCTCTCGCTGCCCTCAACGGGTCTCAGGACTGCGTTACCGAGATGGTAAAGCAGTTTAAAGCCCGCAGAGACGTAGTCATGAAAGGCCTGAAAGACATCGGCCTGGAATGCCCGACTCCCGAAGGCGCATTTTACGCTTACCCGAAGGTGGATGGCAACTCCGAGAAGATCGCCGAAGGCCTGCTTGATGCAGGCGTCGGCCTGACGCCCGGCTCCGCTTTCGGACCGGACAGCAACGACCACCTGCGGATGTCGTACGCCTCTTCCATGGAGCAGATTGTGGAAGGGCTGGCCAGGATGAAGAAGTACTTCGCAAACCAGTGA
- a CDS encoding M67 family metallopeptidase produces MAEKSVSVTRSGLETMRKDAQARKPEEACGLLIGRQEGDKAIVTEVVPMANVSRSPERFSIDSEEMYAVLQEAEDKGMTVLGSYHSHPSGHVPSCLDAKYMQHTSYVWMIVPDTGNVRAYVFQDGVKEMRMEEA; encoded by the coding sequence ATGGCAGAAAAATCTGTATCTGTCACCCGGTCAGGACTTGAGACGATGCGCAAGGATGCTCAGGCCAGAAAGCCTGAAGAAGCCTGCGGTCTGCTGATAGGCCGTCAGGAGGGTGATAAGGCTATAGTGACTGAAGTCGTGCCAATGGCTAACGTGAGCAGATCGCCCGAGCGCTTCAGCATCGACTCGGAAGAAATGTATGCAGTATTGCAGGAGGCGGAAGATAAGGGCATGACTGTCCTCGGCAGCTATCATTCTCACCCGTCGGGCCACGTGCCGTCCTGCCTCGATGCGAAGTACATGCAGCACACGTCCTACGTCTGGATGATAGTACCTGATACAGGGAACGTACGGGCTTACGTCTTTCAGGACGGGGTAAAAGAAATGAGGATGGAAGAGGCCTGA
- a CDS encoding pyridoxamine 5'-phosphate oxidase family protein, whose product MQEQIKRDYEIKRFDLPDMSHREIDDLLNSQLLCRITFNDQPYPYTLPMEYYYFGDTMYFHLTSTGKKMDLLSRDPNVTVEVDWASKDLSDYRSVILKGRLVEVTDSEERNTMNVAMSTAVKDKVGITYLLRVPWSKKGIDYLSASNIPLTLYKLEAKEITGKKAH is encoded by the coding sequence GTGCAGGAACAAATAAAGAGGGATTACGAGATCAAACGGTTCGATCTGCCGGACATGTCGCACCGCGAAATTGATGATCTGCTCAACAGCCAGTTGCTGTGCCGGATAACATTCAACGATCAGCCATATCCGTATACGCTGCCCATGGAGTACTACTATTTCGGGGATACGATGTATTTCCACCTGACCTCGACAGGCAAAAAGATGGACCTGCTGAGCCGGGACCCGAATGTGACCGTGGAAGTGGACTGGGCGAGCAAAGACCTGTCAGACTACAGAAGTGTCATCCTCAAGGGCAGGCTGGTCGAAGTGACGGACAGCGAGGAGCGGAATACCATGAACGTGGCAATGTCCACGGCGGTCAAGGACAAGGTTGGTATCACCTACCTGCTGCGAGTGCCATGGTCGAAGAAAGGGATCGATTACCTGTCTGCATCCAACATACCTCTGACGCTCTACAAGCTGGAAGCTAAAGAGATCACTGGCAAGAAAGCCCATTAA
- a CDS encoding ABC transporter ATP-binding protein, which yields MNIRSGTCFGFIGANGAGKTTTIKILVGLLKPETGTAIVSGYDVRAEPEKVRKIVGYLPDTYGLYDYMSGYDIVDYTARLHGFNTRERKEIVEYLLKKLDLFEARNQKVGRYSKGMRQKVALARALVNDPDVLFLDEPTSGLDPVAARNIEDLIKSLTREGKTIFITSHVLPEVEKVCGHLAIIKSGTIVAAGSMDDMRRKFYAPAIRIKVSGLAAGANKALAVLGGLGKVELADDYIYIHGDRDALAPEINRRLASAGISIMEMSSNIQSLEDVYFKVMGE from the coding sequence TTGAACATCAGGTCGGGAACCTGCTTCGGGTTCATCGGGGCCAACGGAGCGGGCAAGACTACGACCATTAAGATACTGGTCGGGCTGCTAAAGCCAGAAACAGGCACAGCAATCGTCAGCGGCTATGACGTACGGGCCGAGCCCGAGAAGGTACGGAAGATCGTAGGGTACCTCCCGGATACCTACGGGCTGTACGATTACATGAGCGGCTACGACATCGTCGACTACACTGCGAGGCTGCACGGTTTCAATACAAGGGAGCGAAAAGAGATCGTTGAATACCTGCTCAAGAAGCTGGACCTCTTCGAGGCCCGGAATCAGAAAGTCGGCAGGTACTCCAAGGGTATGCGGCAAAAAGTCGCCCTCGCCCGGGCGCTGGTCAACGACCCGGACGTGCTGTTCCTGGACGAGCCCACCTCCGGGCTGGACCCGGTGGCCGCCCGAAACATTGAAGACCTGATCAAGAGCCTCACCAGGGAGGGAAAAACGATCTTCATCACCTCTCACGTGCTGCCCGAAGTCGAGAAGGTGTGCGGCCACCTGGCAATCATAAAAAGCGGCACAATTGTGGCAGCGGGCAGCATGGACGACATGCGGCGGAAATTCTATGCGCCTGCCATACGGATCAAGGTCTCCGGGCTGGCAGCAGGCGCCAACAAGGCGCTGGCAGTGCTCGGCGGGCTGGGTAAGGTGGAACTGGCCGACGACTACATATATATCCATGGCGACCGGGACGCTCTTGCACCCGAGATCAACCGCCGGCTGGCATCTGCCGGAATCAGCATCATGGAAATGTCGAGTAACATCCAGAGCCTGGAAGACGTGTACTTCAAGGTCATGGGGGAATAA
- the pdxS gene encoding pyridoxal 5'-phosphate synthase lyase subunit PdxS has translation MKMEELRHGTSLIKRGFAKMQKGGVIMDVTNKEQALIAEEAGAVAVMALQAVPADIRKAGGVARMADPFIVQEIIDAVTIPVMAKARIGHFVEAEILQAIGVDMVDESEVLTPADDKYHIDKTKFTVPFVCGARNLGEALRRIEEGAAMIRTKGEAGTGDVSEAVKHMKQIQGEIRELKGKTHEELSRYARTIEAPAALVIETAQMQRLPVVNFAAGGVATPADAALMMRLGADGVFVGSGIFKSENPEKMAKAIVEAVNNYDNPAKLAEVSKGIGNPMKGIGVSTIPQEEILQTRGW, from the coding sequence ATGAAGATGGAAGAACTACGTCACGGAACTTCTTTAATCAAGCGCGGCTTCGCCAAAATGCAGAAAGGCGGAGTCATCATGGACGTAACGAACAAGGAACAGGCGCTGATTGCCGAGGAAGCAGGCGCAGTAGCAGTCATGGCTCTCCAGGCTGTTCCGGCCGACATCCGCAAGGCTGGCGGCGTGGCCCGGATGGCAGACCCGTTCATCGTCCAGGAGATCATCGACGCAGTCACCATCCCGGTCATGGCGAAAGCGAGGATCGGCCACTTCGTGGAAGCCGAAATCCTCCAGGCCATCGGAGTCGACATGGTCGACGAGTCGGAAGTCCTGACTCCAGCCGACGACAAGTACCACATCGATAAGACTAAGTTCACCGTTCCGTTCGTCTGCGGCGCAAGGAACCTCGGAGAGGCCCTTCGCCGGATCGAGGAAGGCGCGGCGATGATCAGGACCAAGGGCGAAGCCGGCACCGGCGACGTCTCCGAGGCAGTCAAGCACATGAAGCAGATCCAGGGCGAGATCAGGGAGCTCAAGGGCAAGACTCATGAAGAGCTCAGCAGGTACGCGAGGACCATCGAAGCACCAGCAGCCCTCGTCATCGAAACAGCCCAGATGCAGCGCTTACCGGTCGTCAACTTCGCCGCCGGCGGCGTGGCCACTCCTGCCGACGCAGCGCTCATGATGAGGCTGGGCGCAGACGGCGTCTTCGTGGGCTCCGGCATCTTCAAGTCAGAGAACCCCGAGAAGATGGCAAAGGCGATCGTCGAGGCAGTCAACAACTACGACAATCCCGCCAAGCTTGCCGAAGTGTCCAAGGGCATCGGCAACCCGATGAAGGGTATCGGCGTCAGCACGATTCCCCAGGAAGAGATTCTCCAGACCCGCGGCTGGTAA
- a CDS encoding cation:proton antiporter domain-containing protein: MEFELLKNLGILLAFAILALLICYRFKLPEIIGLFITGLLMGPHGIGVFTNMHEIEYIAEIGVVLLLFTIGLEFSFKSLINLKKQFFIGGTVQMTLIFVATFLIASMLGLSQNAAILAGFMLSLSSTAIVLKLLQDRDELDTPQGNVIMGIIIFEDIIAVFMMLAIPLMSGKAGNIIESVPTLVLAAIVIGIILIAGTLWVVPRVLHRIARTRSNELFVLCIVVICLAMASLTSQFGLSLALGAFLAGLIISESPYSRQALGTILPFRYVFTSFFFISIGMMLDLHFFISNPWIIIAAAIIGILIKLFSGTITTLLLGYTIRVAVIEGISMAQVGEFSFILASLGLAADMINADLYQIFLATAILTMAASPFLISYSQKLSDTLCRLPLPARLKASSCPIATPHENITDHLVIIGYGLNGRNLARAAKAAKIPYTIVEMNPDTVSAEQAKGEPIHYGDATNEIVLEHLNLENAKIAVIAISNVEATRRITSTLRKHFPHLHIIVRTRYTSETQVLKELGASEVVPEEFETSVEIFASVLRRYFIPKSRIDQLTAELRSENYEVFRSPAQAGYSLDDLVSRESGVDIATVRIGEDLPLMGKSIKDLGLRNKYGVTILMVYRNDKQIYNPDPGTVLEPGDLVYAFGRHDRLTEAFNDLRSRDVA, encoded by the coding sequence ATGGAATTCGAGCTGCTTAAGAATCTTGGCATATTGTTGGCTTTTGCTATCCTGGCTTTGCTGATCTGCTACCGGTTTAAATTACCGGAGATCATCGGCCTGTTCATCACCGGCCTGCTGATGGGCCCCCACGGTATCGGTGTCTTTACCAATATGCACGAGATCGAGTACATTGCCGAGATCGGCGTAGTATTGCTGTTATTCACCATAGGCCTCGAATTTTCCTTCAAGAGCCTGATAAACCTGAAGAAGCAGTTCTTCATAGGCGGAACGGTCCAGATGACGCTGATCTTCGTCGCGACCTTCCTCATCGCCAGCATGCTCGGGCTGTCCCAGAATGCAGCGATACTCGCCGGTTTCATGCTGTCTTTAAGCAGCACTGCCATCGTTCTCAAGCTTCTGCAGGACCGGGACGAGCTGGATACTCCGCAGGGCAACGTCATCATGGGCATCATCATCTTCGAAGACATTATCGCAGTCTTCATGATGCTGGCGATCCCGCTCATGTCCGGCAAGGCCGGGAACATAATCGAGTCAGTCCCAACCCTGGTACTGGCCGCCATCGTCATCGGTATCATCCTGATTGCCGGGACTCTATGGGTAGTCCCGAGAGTGCTCCACCGCATCGCAAGAACCAGAAGCAACGAGCTGTTTGTGCTATGCATCGTCGTCATATGCCTGGCCATGGCCTCACTGACCTCTCAGTTCGGGCTGTCGCTGGCGCTGGGCGCCTTTCTGGCAGGGCTGATCATCTCAGAATCTCCCTACAGCCGCCAGGCGCTGGGCACCATACTGCCGTTCAGGTACGTCTTCACCAGCTTCTTCTTCATCTCGATAGGGATGATGCTGGACCTGCACTTTTTCATCAGCAACCCGTGGATCATCATCGCCGCAGCTATCATAGGAATCCTGATCAAGCTCTTCTCGGGGACTATCACTACCCTGCTCCTCGGGTATACGATCCGCGTGGCTGTGATAGAAGGCATCAGCATGGCTCAGGTAGGCGAATTCTCCTTCATCCTCGCCAGCCTCGGGCTCGCCGCCGACATGATCAATGCCGACCTCTACCAGATCTTCCTGGCCACTGCTATCCTGACCATGGCAGCTTCGCCATTCCTCATCTCATACTCGCAGAAGCTATCCGATACCCTGTGCAGACTGCCCCTTCCTGCCAGGCTCAAGGCCTCTTCGTGCCCCATTGCGACGCCTCATGAAAACATTACCGATCACCTCGTGATCATCGGCTACGGCCTTAACGGAAGAAATCTGGCACGGGCAGCAAAGGCAGCTAAAATTCCGTATACAATAGTAGAGATGAACCCTGATACAGTTTCCGCAGAGCAGGCAAAGGGTGAGCCCATCCACTACGGCGACGCCACTAATGAAATCGTGCTCGAGCACCTGAACCTGGAAAATGCAAAGATCGCAGTCATCGCGATCTCCAACGTCGAAGCAACCCGGAGGATCACCTCCACACTCCGGAAACATTTCCCTCACTTACACATCATCGTCAGGACACGCTATACGAGCGAAACCCAGGTCCTTAAGGAACTGGGAGCATCAGAAGTGGTGCCGGAAGAGTTCGAGACCTCTGTGGAAATATTCGCCAGCGTCCTGAGAAGGTACTTTATCCCGAAGAGCCGGATCGATCAGCTGACGGCTGAGCTGCGATCTGAGAACTACGAAGTCTTCCGGAGCCCTGCGCAGGCAGGATACTCGCTGGACGACCTGGTTTCCCGGGAGTCCGGCGTAGACATAGCCACTGTACGCATCGGGGAAGATTTGCCTCTCATGGGCAAATCGATCAAAGACCTCGGCCTCAGGAACAAATACGGGGTCACCATACTAATGGTATACCGTAACGATAAGCAGATCTATAACCCCGATCCCGGCACTGTCCTGGAACCCGGAGATCTCGTCTACGCCTTCGGAAGACACGACAGGCTGACCGAAGCATTCAATGACCTTCGCAGCAGGGATGTAGCCTGA
- a CDS encoding endonuclease III domain-containing protein: MATPVDPKTAEISRRLIARYGRYDESRGKPFDVLIMTILSQNTTDRNSLRAFANLYEVYHTPEQLASAPESAIADLIRIGGLHEQKAKLIKNISQLVIDEYDGTLDFVCETDPEVARKELLTIKGVGPKTADCVLLFSCDRDVIPVDTHVFRITKRLGIVPEKADHEKARQILMEKVPEGLRGSTHVALIKFGREICKAQNPRHDQCFLLDLCDYARQVGTARGPECGRTECDSVHSHRDKGL; this comes from the coding sequence ATGGCTACGCCAGTCGATCCTAAAACAGCCGAGATATCCCGCAGGCTGATCGCCCGTTACGGCAGGTACGATGAGTCGAGAGGCAAGCCTTTCGACGTACTTATTATGACGATCCTGTCGCAGAACACCACTGACCGGAATTCCCTCAGGGCGTTCGCGAACCTGTACGAGGTATATCACACGCCAGAACAACTTGCCAGCGCGCCTGAATCCGCAATAGCCGATCTGATCCGCATCGGAGGCCTGCACGAGCAAAAGGCGAAGCTCATCAAAAATATCTCTCAACTCGTGATAGACGAGTACGACGGCACTCTGGACTTCGTCTGCGAAACAGACCCCGAAGTCGCCAGAAAGGAACTGCTGACCATCAAAGGCGTGGGCCCTAAAACAGCAGACTGCGTACTGCTCTTCTCCTGCGACCGGGACGTGATACCTGTAGATACCCACGTCTTCCGCATTACCAAACGTCTCGGCATCGTGCCCGAAAAAGCCGACCACGAGAAGGCCCGCCAGATCCTCATGGAAAAGGTCCCCGAAGGCCTGAGAGGCTCGACCCACGTGGCTCTCATCAAGTTTGGGAGGGAGATTTGCAAAGCCCAGAATCCCCGTCACGATCAATGCTTCTTACTCGACTTATGCGACTACGCCCGGCAAGTCGGGACTGCCAGAGGGCCGGAATGCGGCCGTACTGAATGCGACAGCGTCCACTCACACAGAGACAAAGGATTGTGA
- a CDS encoding ArsR/SmtB family transcription factor, which produces MPAKDVARLLNNESNLKILDRLKARPYYPRELAQEMGLSEPFVVRRLKAMEEEGIVEGRWEAEGSRKVKRYYLMDVKIEYGKEGLKVSSEEIPEKPGIDLKNELVGRLIKLPLIIVFGIGVLFNILALQVALLVFLIWYVAMTTGFYKRYHFKTSLLSIPLYVFNTLIIGGLVAGNLLQIPVPLDVVLGLMAVGLVFLMIYHARYYQLELGDMLIKYREFIDGLEESPLHVKLFYLPMAVRWKLCEYFKIV; this is translated from the coding sequence ATGCCCGCGAAAGACGTCGCCCGCCTGCTGAACAACGAGTCTAATCTCAAGATCCTGGACCGGCTCAAAGCCAGGCCGTACTATCCCCGGGAGCTGGCGCAGGAGATGGGGCTGAGCGAGCCCTTTGTAGTGCGCCGGCTGAAGGCGATGGAGGAAGAGGGCATCGTCGAAGGCCGTTGGGAGGCTGAAGGCAGCCGCAAAGTCAAGCGGTACTACCTTATGGACGTGAAGATCGAGTACGGGAAGGAAGGCCTGAAGGTCAGCTCGGAAGAAATTCCGGAGAAACCCGGCATCGACCTGAAAAATGAACTGGTAGGCAGGCTGATCAAGCTCCCCCTGATCATCGTCTTCGGGATCGGGGTCCTGTTTAACATACTGGCCCTGCAAGTGGCTCTGCTAGTATTTTTGATCTGGTACGTGGCCATGACTACCGGATTCTATAAGAGATACCATTTTAAGACATCACTACTATCGATTCCGCTCTACGTGTTTAACACACTGATCATCGGCGGCCTCGTGGCCGGTAATTTGCTTCAGATACCGGTACCCCTGGACGTAGTCTTAGGACTTATGGCAGTCGGGTTAGTCTTTCTCATGATCTACCACGCCCGGTACTACCAGCTGGAACTGGGCGACATGCTGATCAAGTACCGGGAGTTCATCGATGGCCTGGAAGAGTCGCCCCTGCACGTCAAGCTGTTTTACCTGCCGATGGCGGTCCGGTGGAAGCTGTGCGAATACTTTAAGATCGTCTGA
- a CDS encoding ArsR/SmtB family transcription factor — protein sequence MAGHPDSTNDYDSCEATQVHEGSVSRARARAIDEETVQRLSDIFKVMGDPTRLRIINALSAGEMCVCDIACALGMENSAISHQLRILKAMRLVKFRKEGKSAIYSLDDEHMLTLFNEGLKHAQHR from the coding sequence ATGGCTGGCCATCCGGATTCCACCAATGATTATGATTCCTGCGAGGCGACGCAGGTCCACGAAGGCTCAGTCAGCAGAGCCCGGGCCAGGGCGATCGACGAGGAGACCGTGCAGCGCCTGTCGGACATTTTCAAGGTCATGGGCGACCCTACTAGGCTCCGCATAATCAATGCCCTCTCTGCGGGAGAGATGTGCGTCTGCGACATTGCCTGCGCACTGGGTATGGAAAACTCCGCCATATCCCACCAGCTCCGAATTTTAAAGGCTATGCGGCTGGTCAAGTTCCGGAAAGAGGGCAAATCGGCAATCTACTCCCTCGATGATGAGCACATGCTGACACTGTTCAACGAAGGCCTGAAGCACGCACAGCACAGGTAA
- a CDS encoding 2-amino-3,7-dideoxy-D-threo-hept-6-ulosonate synthase encodes MNTGKCIRLGRIINRQSKKTVMVPVDHGVTLGPVTGLSDIRQSMIAAGEGGANAMIMHKGIAKECYAGHQKNTGLIIHLSASTTLSTDPDYKILVASPLEALKLGADAVSIHVNVGSDKEFAMLDDLGRISRESEELGLPLLAMMYARGKNIHNQYDADLIAHACRVGAELGADLIKTNYSGDPDSFKKVVKGCPVPVLVAGGLRTGSDLELLEKIRGAMEAGAGGVAIGRNVFMHENPVLMVRRISAVVHNGLSPAEAMKL; translated from the coding sequence ATGAATACAGGCAAGTGCATAAGGCTTGGACGCATTATCAACCGGCAGAGTAAGAAGACTGTAATGGTGCCAGTGGACCATGGGGTCACCCTCGGTCCGGTCACCGGCCTCTCGGACATCAGGCAATCGATGATCGCTGCAGGCGAAGGCGGGGCAAACGCGATGATCATGCACAAGGGCATCGCAAAGGAATGCTATGCCGGCCACCAGAAAAACACGGGACTGATCATCCATCTCTCGGCCAGCACCACTCTCAGCACTGATCCGGATTATAAAATTCTTGTGGCTTCGCCTCTTGAAGCCCTGAAGCTCGGAGCCGACGCCGTATCGATACACGTCAACGTAGGCTCGGATAAGGAGTTCGCGATGCTGGACGACCTGGGCCGCATATCCCGGGAGAGCGAGGAACTGGGCTTGCCGCTGCTGGCCATGATGTACGCCAGAGGCAAGAACATCCACAACCAGTATGACGCTGACCTGATCGCCCACGCCTGCAGGGTGGGCGCTGAACTGGGCGCAGACCTGATCAAGACCAACTATTCAGGAGACCCTGACTCTTTTAAGAAAGTCGTGAAAGGCTGCCCTGTGCCAGTGCTGGTGGCAGGAGGCCTCCGGACCGGCTCCGACCTGGAGCTGCTGGAAAAGATCCGTGGGGCGATGGAGGCCGGAGCAGGCGGCGTTGCCATCGGCCGCAACGTGTTCATGCACGAGAACCCGGTCCTCATGGTCAGGCGGATTAGCGCGGTAGTCCACAATGGGCTGAGCCCTGCAGAAGCCATGAAATTATAG